The Fibrobacter sp. genome contains a region encoding:
- a CDS encoding response regulator: MSTILIIDDDEQFNLMLKSALEIKGYTVETASNGKDAKALYQNKQYDVIITDIIMPDVDGFEVILDLRRQKMSDRTIAVSGGGRTAAEDYLITAQHFDVAATFNKPVDLQALRAKVEEIIKSHA; encoded by the coding sequence ATGTCCACAATCTTGATTATTGACGATGACGAACAGTTCAACCTGATGTTGAAATCCGCCCTCGAAATCAAGGGCTACACAGTGGAAACTGCAAGCAACGGTAAGGACGCCAAGGCCCTTTACCAGAATAAGCAGTACGATGTCATCATTACAGACATCATCATGCCGGATGTAGACGGATTCGAAGTCATCCTGGACCTTCGCCGCCAGAAGATGAGCGACCGAACCATCGCCGTAAGTGGTGGCGGACGTACTGCAGCCGAGGACTACCTGATTACTGCCCAGCACTTCGATGTTGCAGCAACCTTCAACAAGCCCGTTGACCTTCAGGCACTTCGTGCCAAGGTCGAAGAGATCATCAAGAGCCACGCTTAA